CGACGATCACGTCGTAGTTAGCAACCTGATTGCGGACGTCATTGGCCATATCCAGTACCTGCAAGCTCAGCCGGTAGCCGTTGTCTTCGCGGACGATGATCTCCTCGCTCTCGAGGGTCTGGAGGTGGCTGTGGATCGTGCTCTTCGAGTGGCCGAGTTCGTCGGCGAGTTCGGTTACGCTGGGCCGGTCGTTCTTCCGTACGGCGTCGAGAACAGTAAAGGCAATCTCGACTGATTGGATCCGGCGTCCGGTGCGTTCGTCGGGGGTATTTGCCATACTGAAACGTAGTAGGTTTCTCCCACATAAGCTTGTTCCTCAGAGGGGAACCCCTTCTCGTTGAATCCATCGGCTTTCGAGTGAAGAAATCCGGTCGTTTAACATCGCCATTCGTGACGACTTCCGGATCAGGTGGGAAAGCCACTCACTATCAATCGCTTTCCGGCCGTGACCGCTCTTTAGGCGATCATCCCAACGGTACCGACTTCCCCTCCAAGAACGAATTTAGTATTCCCCGCATACAAACACCACTGTGAGTCCCAAATATGGCTGTTTTAGGGGTGCAGTACCGAGGCGGCTAAAAATTTGATTTGCTCTCTCTCGACCGAAAGGCCCATTCCTTACACTCATATGTATGTGATTTACAACCCCCTCACACATACATATAGATGTAAAATTCGGGAAGGGGGAACTAAAGTAGCTGAAAATGGCCTGGATATGGATCAGTGGTTGAATATGATATAATTTAATTACTATACATGGTCATTTTATCTATATCTAATGAATAAACATCAGCAGATGGCGAATCCAGAGCGAAGATGTTGCAAGAGAAAGTATATGTTTGCCACCCACAGCGCTTCTTCGCAGATGGGAGGCGGAATTTAGGAACAGGGACAGGGAATAGACTTACTCGGCCTCGGGCGCTGGCGTTGTCTGCGTCGGTTCCGTACGGACCGTATCGACGACACCGCGGAGATATCCGATGGTAAATCCGCGTCCTCGGTGTCGCCAGTCGTCATCACCCACCATCTTTGGTACGTGGTCGGGAATGACTGGCCCTTCGAAACCGACATCGTGGAGCACTCTTACCGCGTCAGCGGTATCGAAGTTGCCCTTATCGACGAACGTCTCGTGGAACTTCGGCATCGTGCCGACGACATCACGGAAGTGGATAAAGACAATCTGGTCGCGCTCGCCGAATCGACGGATGACCTCGGTAACATCCTCACCCATCTGTGAGAAACAGCCCAGACAGAGCTTCAATCCGTGATTGTCGCTTGGGACGAGTTCCATGCCCTTTTCGAAGTTCTCTACATTGCGGAACAGGCGCGGAATGCCTCCGAGCGATTCGAGACTCGGCGGATCGACCGGGTGGAGTGCCAGATCGACACCTGCCTCCTCGGCTACCGGAAGAACGGTCTCGAGGAAGTACTTATAGTTGTCCCAAAATTCGTCCTCGGTATACTCACGGTCGATACTGGGTGCGAGCTCGTTCGGGTTGTCCAGTTCATCGTAATCGAAGGCAGTAGATTCGGCGCCACCCCGGTCTTCAACAGGGGAAGTACGCATCGGAACGACGCTGCGGGGGTTCCACTGATATCCCAAGATTGGGATGCCAGCCTCTCCGAGATTTCGAATTAGGGTCGTAATCTGATCGAGCGCCTCGTCCGCACCGTCACGGCCGAACATGATGTCACCGTACATCGAATACGGGAGTGATTGAATACCCGTGAAGGACAGCCCCGCGTCCTCGATCCGCTCTCGAGCGGCCATAAGTTCCGAAACGGACGGAATCTGGTTTGGACCGACTGCAATCGTATCAGTTCCATCACGGTCGTTGAATTCGTCGGGTTCCTCCTCCGTATCGGCGTGATCTACGAAAATATCCGTTGCACCCAGTTGACGAATATACCGTAATCGGGGTTCTGAAAGGGATCGTGTCCGAACGCCAACGCGGACATCAGCACTACTGTTCTGGCTCATACGTTATACCTATCTCGAGATGACTAAACTGTTACGAAGACTGCAGCGACCGCGAACTTGGTGCAATAATAAGTAATTATTGTTTATATTTTATATTGAAAATGGTAGATATTTATATATTGGAGAGTTCAGAAAGCTAGGTATACCCGCTTGCTATGGGACAGCAATACGGGCTACGTTTTCGAAGAGCTACGACAGGTGGCGCAATAGTCCCTCAGGCAACTCTGAAGCTATGCGGTGGCCGACTCGTAGTCTGGTAGTTCACCACACTTGATTGCGCCATCTGTTTATCCGCCGCGTAGAAGCATAAACTCTGCTATCCATCCCCTATTTGTGCGAAAATCATTATAGTTAGACTCTGCTTCAGAGATCGATATCTTCTGGAACTGGTTCATGACGTTCGACCAATGATACTATGTTATGATTATATCGTCGTTACAGTAACCGGTCCATCGAATTGGAGGATAACGGATTGGGCCACATCGCCGAAAACTGCTTTTCCGGCCGGGGAGCGCTTCTTTCCGCTAATGAAGATCTGGGCGCACTTTTCTTCCTCAGCTACTTGGATGAGGCCCTCTGGAATTGTCCCAACGAGACCGATTGTTCTATATGGGACATCGTCACCGAACGCATCGCGCGCAATATCTTTCGCTTCGGTCTTTGCGATTTGCTCCATTTCGTCGATGCTTTCGATTTGCCTCTCCGAGTTTGCCTGCCGTTGAACGTTATTCTGTATTTTTTTCTCATCTATTATCCTGCAAAATATAATCTCGGTATCCGTTCCGGTAACGTGTCGCTTTGCTGTACGGAGTAATTTTTGATCCGGTTCATCGCCTGTTTGGGCAACAAGCACTGTATCCATACTATCTGTACTATTGTGAAGATATATAAAACCCAGCCTGCGGTGAGACGCTATTTGGATGCAGTTGTGAGACCACGTAGACGATCTCCGCGCTTCGACCGTCTAAATCTACTTGAGAATAGATCTGAAGCGGTCTCTACTCAGTAGTTCGACCAAAATTACGTATTACAGACCAACTACGCCCATATTTGATTCCAGCGTATATGTCGATTTGCCCGGCATCAGATCTACGAGTCCTGCACAGAAAGACACTGAAAGATTACTGCATCGTTCGCTTCACTCTCCGCGATATAGCAGTGACTGAGCAACCAGTGAGTCGCTGCGTGCTTGCACACTTGTCAACCGCTATCTTCTCCCATAGTCGGTTGAATACGTCTGTGACTTTAGCGCAAATTGAACGCTTTGCCACTGCTGAGAGACCGGCTAATTTCTAGAAATCGAACGGTTAGTAGCAGGAGGTAATTCTCGATGAGGTCTCTTCAGACGATATCTCGGATATTTCGGCTGAGTCTAATCAGCAACTGTTTACGTAGTTCTCGGAGCACTAAGCCGTTATATACCGGAGGTTATCTGCTGTGATGAACGTACGAAAACGGGAAACTAGATCAGAAGAAGTAGTTGTTCGGGACGTAGAGCGAAACTTCAGGCACGAGGGCGACAATCAAGATAACGACTAGTAATGGAATGTAGAACAAGACCATCGCGCGCATGACAGTTTCGAGCGAAGCATCGGTCACCTTTTCCAGAACGAAAAGGACCGATCCCAGCGGCGGCGTCACGACGCCGGTCATGAGTGAGAGGATCATCACGATCCCGAAGTGGATCGGATCGATTCCGAGTGTCCCAATGATCGGCATGAGGATCGGAACCATGATCATGATCGTCGCAGTGATGCTCATGAACGTCCCGATGAGCATGAACAGCGGAACGAAGATCAGGATTGCCACTGTCGGATCCGTCGTAAATCCTGTAATGGCGTCAGCTAACAATATTGGAATTCGGAGCTGCAGCGCGACAAGACCGTAGAGCATAGCGAGAGAGATGATGAACAGAATAGAGAACGTCTCAACCATCCCGTCTCGGAATTCCTCAAGCAGTATCCCTCCGGTGAGAGAACCCTGATAGAAGCCCAGTCCGATTGCGTAGAGGACTGCGACTGCGCCAGCCTCCGTCGCGGTGAACATCCCCGAGAGAATACCGCCGACGATGAATACAGGGATCACTAGCGCAGGGAGAGCGTTGATGAACTCTTGACCGATCGACCGGAGTCCGACGGCCTCGCCCTTCCCGTATCCTTTCCACCGGACGACGAGATACGTGAAGACGGAAAGGACAACCGCAAGTAGCAGTCCGGGTACAATTCCGGCGAGGAATAGCGCCCCAATGGACTCTTCCGCTAACACGCCGTAGAGAATGATCGGCACACTCGGCGGAATGATTGGTCCGATGATCGAGGACGCGCCAGTGACACCGATTGCCGTCTTTTTATCGTATCCTTGATCGCGCATCGCGTTGTACTCGACCCGGCCGAGCCCTGCAGCGTCAGCGACCGCCAATCCGGACATCCCGGAGAAGATGACGCTTGCGCCGATATTGACCTGCGCAATTCCGCCTCTGACCCGGCCGAATACCGCGTTCGCGAAGTCGAAGACCTCGGAGGTCATATCCGTCCTATTCATCAATCGACCTAACATGAGATAGAACGGAACTGCGAGTAACGTAAACGAGTTCAGGCCGTGCATCAACTGATTTGACATCAAGCCGAAATTAAGGGGTGGACCAAACGGGGAGAGCATGATAAGGACACATGCTGATCCGATCGCGACCGCGACGGGCATGCCGAGCGCATAGAGGACCAGCAGTCCGCCGAGGAAGATGAGTCCGATCAGTAATAGCTCCATCTTATTCTCCCTCCTTGTTCGCGCGGTTTTCTTTGTTCATGAGTTGTTGACTGAAATTGGTTCTCGTTAGCAGAGAGCGCAGATTGATTAGTTCGTAGAACACCATCATCCCGATGAATACCGTTATTGATCCGTATATCCATCCCTGGTGTACCTGACCTACAGCCATCATAGGCGTATCCCAGTTCTGAAGCGACGCACGAAAGCCGGCATACCCCAACATGATTAGGAAGACAATCGTCAAGACCTGCGCAAGGATATCGACGATTGATCCGATCACCGGAGATCGTTTTTCGAGCTGGGTAGAGACGATTGTCATCTTGATATGTTCGCCGTTTCTGGAGGCAACTGCAGCCCCACCGTATGTCCCGACTATGAGCAAATATCGTGCGAGCGGTTCCGTCCACCATGCGCCCCCGCTGACCGGGAGATTGAGTACACGGACGATTATCTGAAATACTGTCAAAACCAACATCATAATAAAAATAAATGTGGCTACATTTAATACGATCCAATCGTACCATGTATCTCTTTTCAATCCCAGTGATTGGTCGATATCCATGTTCAATAGTAATGATCGCGATAATATAATAGCACCGATTCAGTGAGACTACGTTACTTTACTCAGATGTTACGCCAGTCCTCCCACGAACCGGCATACGTCTCTTCGAATAACTGTTCGATAGCAGGAGCGGCTGCCTCATAGAACGCCTCTGAATCGACATCTTCGATGATTTCCATGCCGTTTTCGCTGGCCTGAGTAAGTAGTTCTTCTTCCGAGTCACGGGCCCACTGCGTTGCCTCTTCGGAAACTTCAGTGACAATCTCGTCGATCATATCCTGCTGAGACTGATCCAGTCCCTCATAGAAACTGGTACTAACGTACATCTGTCCACTCTGCGGGAGATGGCTCGTTTTACTGTAGTAGTCCTGCACTTCCCAGAGGCTAAGCGAGGCGATTTGGGCTGGTGGACCTTCAGAAGCTTCAACAACGCCCTGCTGAAGGCCTGAATAGAGTTCGTCGAGTGAGACAGGTGATGGACTCGCACCGACGGCTTCCCACGCTTTCACCCATGAATCATGACTCGGAAGCCGGAGATCCATCCCTTGAACGTCCTCAGGAGTGCGAACTGGCTCGTTCGACGTGTAATGACGCATCCCTCTGTAGACTCGAGGACCAGCGACCTTTATCCCTGCTTCCTCAAGGGCCGGGTATACTTCTTCCTGAAACTGGTCCGACTGCATGATCCGCTGCTGGTGCTCGAAACTATCGAGGACGTACGGCGAGTTGAAGAAGTAGTACTCGGGTGCGTGCATGTCGTAAGCGTCTGACCCGCCGGTATACATGTCAACTGCCCCCTGGTTCATCAGATCGAACGTTTCGGTTTCTGACCCGTACGAACCGCCGTAGGAGAACTCGACGGTGATATCTCCGTCCGATTCCTCTTCGATGCGGTCTTTGAACTGTTTGCCCGCGTAAACCAGCGAAGTTCCCTCTTCCATCACACTTGCCATCGTGATGGTAGTTCCGCCACTGCTACCATCCCCACCCATACACCCAGCAAGAGTTGCTAGTCCAGATGCACCAATACCCATCTTGACGGCTTGACGCCGCGTCATATTACTCAAACGGCTCTCCTTCCCAGAAGTCTGTTTGCCAGACATAGTCAACCCGAAACAGCGGAGGGATATAAATCTAATCAATATTAGGTCGATTCGAGTACATCCATCTGCCTGGTCAGTGGGTACACATCTTCAATAGGAGCCACAATAACGACGCTGTCGTCACAGTTACTGCGGCGACAGGCCGTCTCAAGGGCATCGGCCACGAGAACCAACGCGTGTCCGATGACATCCGAAACATTGCGTCCACTCTCGACGGGAGGACTACTCGCCTGTGACCAGTACGGCAACTCAATCGCGAACCTCTCGATCGACGAGTCCAGTCTCCCGTTTCTCTCGTGACTGCCTGTCGGAGAGAGTTGCCAGACGGACCCGTCCTCAATTTCGTGCAGGCATACACGCACATTATCACGAATCCGTGCCGGCGAGACCGCCGTCACCGGTCTGGTAGTATTGCCGGGAAAGAAACCTTCGTAAAGAGAACAGCAAAACGACTAGTCCGAATGCCAACAGCGCACCGAAACTATGTCGATGGAGAATGGGTCGAATCGCGTTCCGGAGACACGTTCGAAGTACTAAATCCCGCAAACACGACCGAGGTCGTCGGCAAGTTTCAGTCGTCGACCTCCGAAGACGCTGAAGAAGCAGTTGAGGCCGCAGTCGCCGCTGAGGACGAGTGGGCGTCGACGCCCGGCCCGTCCCGCGGCGCGATCCTCAAGGAAACGGCGCAGATCCTCGAGGACCAGAAGGACGAACTGACCGAGACACTGGTTCGGGAGGAAGGGAAGACGCTCAGCGAGGCCGGTGGCGAGGTTCAGCGCGCGATCGACATCTTCTACTACTACGCACAGAAGGCCAGCGACCTCGGCGGCACCGTCAAGTCACCTAGCGGCGAAGACAAGAACCTCTACACCAAACACGAGCCGCTCGGCACCGTCGCGCTGATCACGCCGTGGAACTATCCCATCGCGATCCCGGCCTGGAAGCTGGCACCCGCGCTGGCGGCCGGCAACACGGCCGTCCTCAAGCCCGCCTCGGCGGCGCCGACCGTCGCCTCGAAGCTGCTCGAGGCGCTCGACGAAGCGGGACTGCCCGACGGCGTCGCGAACTACGTCACCGGCTCCGGGAGCGAGGTCGGCGGCGTGCTGACCGACCACGAGGGCGTCGACGCCGTCTCCTTTACCGGGAGCACGCAGGTCGGGACCGCCGTCGCACAAGCCGCCGCGGACGACCTCAAACGCGTCCAGTGTGAGATGGGCGGCAAGAACCCGACGGTCGTGATGCCCAGCGCGGACGTCGACGAGGCGGTCGACATCGTCGGCGCCGGCGCGTTCGGAACCACGGGCCAGTCCTGTACCGCGGCCTCCCGCGCGATCGTCCATGAGGACGTCTACGACGAGTTCGTCGATGCCATCGCCGATTACGCCGAGAACCTCAAGGTCGGGCCAGGTGTCGATGATCCGGACATGGGCCCCCACGTGACGGAGAGCGAACTCAAGGGAAGCCTCGAGTACATTGACATCGCCGAAGACGAAGGCGCGACCCTAGTCGCCGGCGGCAACGCGCTCACCGACGACGAGTACGCCGACGGCCACTACATCGAGCCGACGGTCTTCGCCGACGTGGAAAACGACATGCGCATCGCCCAAGAAGAAGTCTTCGGGCCGGTGCTGTCGGTGCTGAAGGTTAGCAGCTTCGAGGAGGGCCTCGAGGTCGCCAACGACATCGACTACGGCCTCTCGGCGAGTATCGTCACGCAGGACCTCACCGAGGCCAACCAGTTCGCCGAGAACGTCGAGTCGGGCGTCGCGAAGGTCAACGAGAAGACGACCGGGCTCGAACTGCACGTTCCCTTCGGCGGCTATAAACAGTCCTCGACGGACACCTATCGCGAGCAGGGCGACGCTGGACTGGACTTCTTCACGTCGACGAAGACGGTCTACATGAACTACTAACCCGTCGACGATCCGTCCCAAACACTCGTTTCGATGTCGATTCTTTTTGGCGATCGATTCGCCATTCGGTTCCACGCCGACACCGTTCGGCATCGGTCGCTCGGTCGCTCGATTCGATTGTTCCGTCTCGAGACGGCAATTTCGATTCCTCGTTTCTACTGCGCCGAGGGACTTGTCGTCTCGCTGAAGCAGTTCATCTGCCGACCTCGACGTTGTCGCAGGCGTTCTCCACCCCGAAATCCCACTATAGCGACACTGCTGCCCATCCCACGCTGAAGACGGGTTCGCTCGCGTTTACGATTCGAGGCAAATGTGCGCTGTGTCTTCGAAGAGTGCAGCGGTATCTCATGGCCGTGACCGGCGTCGGCAGGACTGCGACCCGGTTGCGGACACTGCTCTGCTCCTTATCGCGTCTCTATCTGGTATATACTGCACGGGCCAATTTTAAGCGATGGATTTATACTCTCCGCGATACATCTATTTATTATGTCATTGCCAGCCAAGCAGGTACGGAGCCGCCTCCGTGGCGTTGCTGTCGGTCTGTTGACGCCATTCGATGACGACCTCGAGATCGAACACGAGAAGATCGCTGAGAACGCCCGAGAGCTGTACGACGAAGGGATTCGGACGTTCTTAGCGACCGCGAACATCAGCGAATATCACTCGCTGTCGGCGAGCGAGCGCGTCGACGTGGCCGAGACGAGCGTCGACGCGCTCCCGTCGGACGCGTGCGTCCTCGCGGGCGTCGGCGGCAGCACCCGGGACGCACAGGAATTGATTCAAGCGTACGATCGCATCGACGTCGACGCGATGATGATCATGCCGCCGGACCACACCTATCTCCACGAACAGGGACTACTGGAGTACTATCGTGACCTCTCCTCGGTGACGGAGACGCCACTCGTCCCCTACGTCCGCGGCTTCGATCCGTCCGTCGACTACCTCGTCGGCCTTTCCCGCGTCGAGGGCGTCGTCGGGGTCAAGTACGCGCTGAAGGACCCGGTCAAGCTCGGGGCGGCCGTCGAGGCCAGCGACGACGACGTCGTCTGGGTCGACGGCCTCGCGGAACCGTACGCCGTTTCGTTCTGGGCCGAGGGCGCAGAGGGCTTCTCCGCGGGCGTCAGTAACTTCCGACCGGAAATCGGGCTCGAACTGTTCGACGCGCTCTCCGAGGGCGACTGGGAGCGTGCCAGCCGACTCCGGAACATCTGCCTGCCGTACCAGAACTTCCGGGACGAGACCGGTCAGGACAACGAGATCGAGGGCGCGATCAGCGTCTCGGCGGTCAAAAAGGGACTCGAACTCGCCGGCCTCAACGGGGGCAACGTCCGAGCACCGATTCGATCGCTCGCACCCAAAGAGGAGCAGAAGGCCGAACGACTGTACAGTCAACTCGAGGACGACATCGAATCTCTCATCGAGTAACGCGAGACCGGACCCGAAAGCGAGCAGTAGCCAGTCGTACAGTAGTTTCGAGCACCACCGTTTTGCAGCCAGTACAGGCATTCACGGGCGACGCCGCAGCCGCGCGGAACTGACCGTCACTCCCCGCGGCCGATCGCTCGTCTCACAGCCCCGGGTTCGGTCCGCGAGAAGGCACGCGACCGATACCGACTCGTTCCGCAGAGAGGAACGGTTTCGTCGCGATCGACGTGGCTGTCTCCCCGCGGTTCATGCGCTGTCGACTCTCTGGCCCGCCGGCCGGTGACCGAGACCGTTACGATCGCGTGTATTCGCCGAATTATCATCCGAGGAGTCCGTGATCGGCATCTGGAGTCGTCGTCTCCGGTCCCCGACATCCGCTGTGACCGATCCGGGACGGGATCGCCGGCGACTGGATTCGGACATCGGGAATCGCCAGTATCAGCTGCCCACGGCACAGATATAGCGACCCTTGCCGCCGATTGATTTCGAACGGCGGGTCGACCCAGTCTCGAGACGGCATGTTCGACGCCTATTCACCTATTTTCGCCCGTATTTTTACATCCATACGAGTGTAATGGTTCCCGGTGAGAGAACTGCTCTCGCTCTCGCTTCGGGTTGGATTCTCTCCGATAACTCGTCGAAAACCACCCAACGGAAGCGATCCGATCGGAGCAATCGATGCGAACGGGGATGATGGAGCTACTCGGCGCGGTGTGACGGAGGCTGGAGCTACTCGACGGCGATGGCGTGACGGGCCGCCAATCGGCTGCTACCGCTCTCTGGCGGCCCACGAGAGGCCGTGTCTGAGAAGCGTTCGGACGTCATCGGGATCGAACGCGTCGGTATCGTGCCCGAGCGAGCAGTAGAAGACGCGTCCATCCCCCTCGGAACGGACCCAGGCAGCCGGCATCGTTCCCATCGATTCGTGCGTGAACTCCGCGAGAACGTCGACGCGATCCTCGTTCCAGTCGAGTTGGTACGGTTCGTCGTACGTTCGAACAGTCTCGACGTCGGCCGTCACCGGATGGTTCTGGTCGACGATTTCGACCTCGAGGTCGGTCATCTCGGGGTGCGTGACGAACCGCCCGCCGATGAGCGACGCCAGGTCGTCGCACGGGTCGTCGACGAAGGAGTCGACGTCCGCTGCGCAGTGGATGCCGACGTATCCCCCGCCGCCGGTGACGAACGAGCGGATCGCCGCGAGCTGTTCGTCGGTCCAGTCGGCCTTCGTCGTGTAGTCGACGAGGACGTCGTAGGCGTCGAGTTCGAGGACCGCATCGCGGTCGGTCGTCCGGTTGAGTTCGGCGACGCCGTCGAAGACGTCCGCGAGCACCGGTCCGATCGTCGCGAACTCGTGAAACTCGAACTCGTTACCGCCGATCGCCAGCGCGTCGATATGCATACGGCACCGTTCTCGAGGGCGTCTCTTACTTGTTTCGTCTAATTGAACCGTACAGCGCACTCTCGGAGACGGGAGACGGCCGAACGGTGGTAAGAGAATCGCCCCGATTTGTCACTGGACCGTTCCAAGGAGTCGTACATGAAGGAGTACACGATCCGTCGAACAACGACTGACGTTCCCCTTACCAGAGCCGTCTCCGGAACGCCCTGGGACGACGCCGCCGCGTTCCGCATCGACGAATTCTCCTGACACGACGGCGGGCCGAAGCCCCTCACGACGGGGCGAGCTCTCTACGACGATCGGGCGATCTACCTGCAGTACCACGTCGAAGACACCGATATCACGGCCGACGTGACCGACCTCAACGGCCCGACCTACCGGGACAGCTCGGTCGAATTCTTCGCCGATCCGACCCCGGACGACGACTCGCGATACCTCAACTTCGAGCCGAACTGCTGCGGCCAGTTCAAACTTGCCTGGCAGGAACGCGACTGGGAGGAACGCGGGATCGGCCGCGACCTCGTCTCGAGCGACGTCGCCGAGAAAATCGACGTGGAGACGTCCGTTTCCGGCCCGACGAAAGACCCCGACTCGAACGACGAGGAGTGGTGGCTCGCCGCTGCACTCCCTGTCGACGCGCTCGAGTCGCTTACCGGCGTGAGCCTCGAGCCGACGTCGGGAACGGAGTGGCGGGGGAACTTCTATCGGAGCGGCGTCCCGACGGCTCAGAAGGCGACGTGGAACCCGATCGAGAAACCGGAGCCGGACTACCACTCGCCGGAGTACTTCGGCCGACTTCG
This sequence is a window from Natrinema amylolyticum. Protein-coding genes within it:
- a CDS encoding universal stress protein — encoded protein: MDTVLVAQTGDEPDQKLLRTAKRHVTGTDTEIIFCRIIDEKKIQNNVQRQANSERQIESIDEMEQIAKTEAKDIARDAFGDDVPYRTIGLVGTIPEGLIQVAEEEKCAQIFISGKKRSPAGKAVFGDVAQSVILQFDGPVTVTTI
- a CDS encoding mannonate dehydratase, producing MSQNSSADVRVGVRTRSLSEPRLRYIRQLGATDIFVDHADTEEEPDEFNDRDGTDTIAVGPNQIPSVSELMAARERIEDAGLSFTGIQSLPYSMYGDIMFGRDGADEALDQITTLIRNLGEAGIPILGYQWNPRSVVPMRTSPVEDRGGAESTAFDYDELDNPNELAPSIDREYTEDEFWDNYKYFLETVLPVAEEAGVDLALHPVDPPSLESLGGIPRLFRNVENFEKGMELVPSDNHGLKLCLGCFSQMGEDVTEVIRRFGERDQIVFIHFRDVVGTMPKFHETFVDKGNFDTADAVRVLHDVGFEGPVIPDHVPKMVGDDDWRHRGRGFTIGYLRGVVDTVRTEPTQTTPAPEAE
- a CDS encoding dihydrodipicolinate synthase family protein — encoded protein: MSLPAKQVRSRLRGVAVGLLTPFDDDLEIEHEKIAENARELYDEGIRTFLATANISEYHSLSASERVDVAETSVDALPSDACVLAGVGGSTRDAQELIQAYDRIDVDAMMIMPPDHTYLHEQGLLEYYRDLSSVTETPLVPYVRGFDPSVDYLVGLSRVEGVVGVKYALKDPVKLGAAVEASDDDVVWVDGLAEPYAVSFWAEGAEGFSAGVSNFRPEIGLELFDALSEGDWERASRLRNICLPYQNFRDETGQDNEIEGAISVSAVKKGLELAGLNGGNVRAPIRSLAPKEEQKAERLYSQLEDDIESLIE
- a CDS encoding ThuA domain-containing protein; the protein is MHIDALAIGGNEFEFHEFATIGPVLADVFDGVAELNRTTDRDAVLELDAYDVLVDYTTKADWTDEQLAAIRSFVTGGGGYVGIHCAADVDSFVDDPCDDLASLIGGRFVTHPEMTDLEVEIVDQNHPVTADVETVRTYDEPYQLDWNEDRVDVLAEFTHESMGTMPAAWVRSEGDGRVFYCSLGHDTDAFDPDDVRTLLRHGLSWAARER
- a CDS encoding TRAP transporter large permease encodes the protein MELLLIGLIFLGGLLVLYALGMPVAVAIGSACVLIMLSPFGPPLNFGLMSNQLMHGLNSFTLLAVPFYLMLGRLMNRTDMTSEVFDFANAVFGRVRGGIAQVNIGASVIFSGMSGLAVADAAGLGRVEYNAMRDQGYDKKTAIGVTGASSIIGPIIPPSVPIILYGVLAEESIGALFLAGIVPGLLLAVVLSVFTYLVVRWKGYGKGEAVGLRSIGQEFINALPALVIPVFIVGGILSGMFTATEAGAVAVLYAIGLGFYQGSLTGGILLEEFRDGMVETFSILFIISLAMLYGLVALQLRIPILLADAITGFTTDPTVAILIFVPLFMLIGTFMSITATIMIMVPILMPIIGTLGIDPIHFGIVMILSLMTGVVTPPLGSVLFVLEKVTDASLETVMRAMVLFYIPLLVVILIVALVPEVSLYVPNNYFF
- a CDS encoding aldehyde dehydrogenase family protein — its product is MPTAHRNYVDGEWVESRSGDTFEVLNPANTTEVVGKFQSSTSEDAEEAVEAAVAAEDEWASTPGPSRGAILKETAQILEDQKDELTETLVREEGKTLSEAGGEVQRAIDIFYYYAQKASDLGGTVKSPSGEDKNLYTKHEPLGTVALITPWNYPIAIPAWKLAPALAAGNTAVLKPASAAPTVASKLLEALDEAGLPDGVANYVTGSGSEVGGVLTDHEGVDAVSFTGSTQVGTAVAQAAADDLKRVQCEMGGKNPTVVMPSADVDEAVDIVGAGAFGTTGQSCTAASRAIVHEDVYDEFVDAIADYAENLKVGPGVDDPDMGPHVTESELKGSLEYIDIAEDEGATLVAGGNALTDDEYADGHYIEPTVFADVENDMRIAQEEVFGPVLSVLKVSSFEEGLEVANDIDYGLSASIVTQDLTEANQFAENVESGVAKVNEKTTGLELHVPFGGYKQSSTDTYREQGDAGLDFFTSTKTVYMNY
- a CDS encoding TRAP transporter small permease, with product MDIDQSLGLKRDTWYDWIVLNVATFIFIMMLVLTVFQIIVRVLNLPVSGGAWWTEPLARYLLIVGTYGGAAVASRNGEHIKMTIVSTQLEKRSPVIGSIVDILAQVLTIVFLIMLGYAGFRASLQNWDTPMMAVGQVHQGWIYGSITVFIGMMVFYELINLRSLLTRTNFSQQLMNKENRANKEGE
- a CDS encoding TRAP transporter substrate-binding protein; the protein is MSGKQTSGKESRLSNMTRRQAVKMGIGASGLATLAGCMGGDGSSGGTTITMASVMEEGTSLVYAGKQFKDRIEEESDGDITVEFSYGGSYGSETETFDLMNQGAVDMYTGGSDAYDMHAPEYYFFNSPYVLDSFEHQQRIMQSDQFQEEVYPALEEAGIKVAGPRVYRGMRHYTSNEPVRTPEDVQGMDLRLPSHDSWVKAWEAVGASPSPVSLDELYSGLQQGVVEASEGPPAQIASLSLWEVQDYYSKTSHLPQSGQMYVSTSFYEGLDQSQQDMIDEIVTEVSEEATQWARDSEEELLTQASENGMEIIEDVDSEAFYEAAAPAIEQLFEETYAGSWEDWRNI